From a single Phacochoerus africanus isolate WHEZ1 chromosome 11, ROS_Pafr_v1, whole genome shotgun sequence genomic region:
- the LOC125111642 gene encoding olfactory receptor 52N2-like, with translation MSGANSSSLTPGFFILSGVPGLEAAHVWLSLPFCFMYVVAVGGNCGLLYLIGHEEALHRPMYYFLALLSFTDATLCTTTVPNMLCIFWFNLKEIDFNACLAQMFFVHMLTGMESGVLMLMALDRYVAICYPLRYATILTSPVITKAGLATFLRGVMLIVPFTFLTKRLPYCRGNSIPHTYCDHMAVAKVSCGNVKVNAVYGLFAALLIGGFDIFCISGSYTMILRAVVSLSSADARHKAFSTCTSHICAIVITYVPALFTIFTHRFGEKSIPHHVHIIIANLYLMLPPMLNPIVYGVKTKQIREEVIKLLFKEKDISAMK, from the coding sequence ATGTCTGGAGCCAacagctccagtctgaccccgGGATTCTTCATCTTGAGTGGTGTCCCTGGGCTGGAAGCCGCACACGTCTGGCTCTCCCTGCCATTCTGCTTCATGTACGTCGTTGCTGTCGGGGGCAACTGTGGGCTCCTCTACCTCATCGGCCACGAGGAGGCCCTGCACCGGCCCATGTACTACTTTCTGGCCCTGCTCTCCTTCACCGATGCCACCCTCTGCACCACCACGGTACCCAATATGCTGTGCATATTCTGGTTCAACCTCAAGGAGATAGACTTCAATGCCTGCCTGGCTCAGATGTTTTTTGTGCACATGTTGACGGGGATGGAGTCCGGGGTGCTCATGCTCATGGCCCTggaccgctacgtggccatctgctaCCCCTTACGCTATGCCACCATCCTCACCAGCCCTGTCATCACCAAGGCTGGTCTTGCCACGTTCCTGAGGGGTGTGATGCTCATCGTCCCTTTCACTTTCCTTACCAAGCGCCTGCCCTATTGTCGTGGCAACTCCATTCCCCACACTTACTGTGACCACATGGCCGTGGCCAAGGTCTCCTGTGGCAATGTCAAGGTCAATGCTGTCTACGGTCTCTTCGCAGCACTCCTGATTGGGGGCTTCGATATCTTCTGTATTTCAGGGTCTTATACTATGATATTGCGGGCGGTGGTGAGCCTGTCTTCGGCGGATGCTCGGCACAAAGCCTTCAGCACCTGTACATCTCACATCTGTGCTATTGTCATTACATATGTTCCAGCCTTATTCACCATTTTTACTCACcgttttggggaaaaaagcatTCCTCACCATGTCCATATCATAATCGCTAATCTCTATTTGATGTTACCTCCTATGCTGAACCCCATTGTTTATGGAGTCAAGACCAAGCAGATCCGGGAAGAAGTCATCAAGCTACTTTTTAAGGAGAAAGATATCTCAGCTATGAAATAG